From a single Rhodospirillales bacterium genomic region:
- a CDS encoding glycosyl transferase translates to MSSFHKLSNGRFTTHISRAGTGYAACGDIALTRWSGDRIEDRDAQVLYIRDLDSGALWSIGRQPAGAGAERYRTRLSPERVEIRRSDDGVDTVMELCVTAADPVELRRYTITNRSDRARRLDVTGYAELVLAPPAAHASHPVFSKLFVQTAWDAERAALIALRRPRGADDAVVGAVSWLAAAGGPPGGIEHETDRLRFIGRGRTAANPRAVTEGGPLSGTVGNVLDPVFALRTTLAIEPGESRTFAIGLAAVTSRVAAEDIVDRYRTPADVDAAFMSLPGAAADPPPDQPPVEEWEGVPAATPRFAPLAPSPSVEAAWPGAGDLMFDNGYGGFTRDGREYVIRVGPEQRPPLPWTHVVANEMFGFIASESGAGFTWAVNSRLNRLTPWFNDPVSDPYGEALYLRDEDAGAFWSPLPGPAASGAPSTVRYGFGTCRYIQTCADLHQRVLMFVPLEDPVKIIRLTLGNHDDERNRRLSVFAYFRLVLGDQSVDQDDPEEPVARTWRDEETGALMASSPARADFAERVAFAAVVASAAGGATMTTDRASFIGRFGSPERPAAVMRETGLDGRSGEQADPCFAWHVPVALAAGGSEACTFLLGEAEDVEAARALVRRYREAGAIDTALNNVKQFWSDTLTVVQVKTPVPAVDVMANGWLLYQVISCRLWARSAFYQSGGAYGFRDQLQDSAALVSVRPDLTRKQILLHAAHQFEEGDVLHWWHPPLSRGMRTRFADDLLWLPFITASYIEAIGEYDILDEAVPFMTAPPLEDGADEVYLQPTVSDRSASLYEHCCRALDRSLTAGAHGLPLMGTGDWNDGMNRVGREGRGESVWLGFFLYQILHRFLPFCRQRGDARRAEAYEAYRTRLANALNDAGWDGGWYRRAYYDDGAPLGSAAGDECRIDALAQAWAVISGAAPRDRGEQALDALETHLISDQDRLIRLLTPPFEHTPHDPGYIKGYVAGVRENGGQYTHAAMWVVQAMAEAGRPDRAAELLEMLSPVSHAATRKDADVYMVEPYVVAADVYGAAPHVGRGGWTWYTGAAGWMYQVTLQCILGVAIEGDYLVMTPRLPHTWPGFELRYRCPDGHTVYEVHVVSGPNRRDETVSAVVLDGRKIDADDDKIRFCCQNDGLLHVVTVTVE, encoded by the coding sequence ATGTCCAGCTTCCACAAGCTCAGCAACGGCCGGTTCACGACGCACATTTCGCGCGCCGGGACGGGATACGCCGCGTGCGGCGACATCGCACTGACCCGCTGGTCCGGCGACCGCATCGAGGATCGGGACGCTCAGGTCCTCTATATTCGGGATCTCGATAGCGGCGCCTTGTGGTCCATCGGTCGCCAGCCGGCCGGCGCCGGCGCGGAGCGCTATCGAACCCGGCTCAGCCCGGAGCGGGTGGAAATCCGCCGGTCCGACGACGGCGTCGACACTGTCATGGAACTGTGCGTCACAGCCGCTGACCCGGTCGAACTCCGCCGCTATACCATCACCAACCGCAGCGACCGCGCCCGACGCCTGGATGTCACCGGCTATGCGGAGTTGGTGTTGGCGCCGCCAGCCGCGCACGCCTCCCATCCAGTGTTCTCCAAGCTGTTCGTGCAGACGGCGTGGGACGCGGAGCGCGCCGCGCTGATCGCCTTGCGGCGGCCCCGCGGAGCGGACGACGCGGTGGTCGGAGCGGTGTCCTGGCTGGCGGCGGCGGGGGGTCCGCCTGGCGGCATCGAGCATGAAACAGACCGGCTGCGCTTCATCGGGCGCGGACGCACCGCCGCAAATCCGCGCGCGGTAACCGAAGGAGGGCCACTATCGGGAACCGTCGGCAACGTCCTTGACCCCGTGTTCGCGCTCCGAACGACCCTTGCGATCGAGCCGGGAGAGTCCCGCACTTTCGCCATCGGGCTGGCGGCCGTCACGTCGCGTGTCGCGGCCGAAGACATCGTCGATCGCTACCGAACGCCGGCGGATGTCGACGCCGCATTCATGAGCTTGCCCGGGGCGGCCGCAGACCCGCCGCCGGACCAACCGCCCGTGGAGGAGTGGGAGGGCGTACCGGCGGCAACCCCCCGCTTCGCCCCGCTCGCTCCGTCGCCGTCGGTCGAGGCAGCGTGGCCGGGCGCCGGCGACCTGATGTTCGACAACGGCTACGGCGGGTTTACCAGGGACGGCCGTGAATACGTCATCCGTGTCGGCCCGGAGCAGCGACCCCCGCTGCCGTGGACACACGTGGTTGCCAATGAAATGTTCGGGTTCATCGCCTCCGAGAGCGGCGCCGGATTCACGTGGGCGGTCAACAGCCGGCTCAACCGGCTGACCCCCTGGTTCAACGATCCGGTGTCCGATCCGTACGGCGAAGCCCTCTATCTGCGTGACGAGGACGCCGGCGCTTTCTGGTCGCCGCTGCCGGGTCCAGCGGCCAGCGGAGCCCCGTCCACCGTCCGCTATGGCTTCGGCACCTGCCGTTACATCCAAACCTGCGCAGACCTGCACCAGCGCGTCCTGATGTTCGTTCCGCTCGAAGACCCGGTGAAGATCATCCGCCTTACCCTCGGCAACCACGACGACGAGCGGAACCGGCGGCTGAGCGTCTTCGCCTATTTCCGGCTGGTGCTCGGCGATCAGTCAGTTGACCAGGACGACCCCGAAGAGCCCGTGGCCCGGACCTGGCGGGACGAGGAGACCGGCGCCCTGATGGCGTCCTCGCCCGCCCGCGCGGATTTCGCGGAACGAGTGGCGTTCGCCGCCGTGGTCGCGTCGGCGGCGGGCGGGGCGACGATGACCACCGACCGCGCGTCGTTCATCGGCCGCTTCGGCTCGCCCGAGCGGCCGGCGGCGGTGATGCGCGAGACCGGCCTGGACGGCCGCTCCGGAGAGCAGGCCGATCCGTGCTTTGCGTGGCACGTCCCGGTGGCGCTGGCGGCCGGCGGCAGCGAGGCGTGCACGTTTCTGCTCGGGGAAGCCGAGGATGTGGAGGCGGCGCGGGCGCTGGTGCGCCGCTACCGCGAGGCGGGCGCCATCGATACCGCACTCAACAACGTGAAGCAGTTCTGGAGCGACACTCTAACCGTGGTGCAGGTGAAGACGCCGGTGCCGGCCGTCGACGTGATGGCCAACGGCTGGCTCCTCTACCAGGTCATAAGTTGCCGCCTTTGGGCGCGCTCGGCGTTCTATCAGTCGGGCGGCGCCTATGGGTTTCGCGACCAACTGCAAGACTCCGCTGCACTCGTTTCCGTTCGGCCCGACTTGACCCGCAAGCAGATCCTGTTGCACGCCGCCCATCAGTTCGAGGAGGGCGATGTGCTGCATTGGTGGCACCCGCCGCTGAGCCGCGGCATGCGCACCCGCTTTGCCGACGACCTCCTGTGGCTGCCGTTCATCACCGCGTCCTACATCGAGGCGATTGGCGAATACGATATCCTCGACGAGGCGGTGCCGTTCATGACCGCACCGCCGCTGGAGGACGGCGCCGACGAGGTATACCTGCAGCCGACCGTCAGCGACCGCTCGGCCAGCCTCTACGAGCACTGCTGCCGGGCGTTGGATCGGTCCCTGACCGCGGGGGCGCACGGGCTGCCACTGATGGGCACCGGCGACTGGAACGACGGCATGAACCGGGTCGGTCGCGAAGGCCGCGGCGAGAGTGTCTGGCTCGGGTTCTTTCTCTACCAGATCCTCCACCGGTTCCTGCCGTTCTGCCGGCAGCGGGGTGACGCCCGCCGCGCGGAAGCGTACGAGGCCTATCGTACGCGACTGGCCAACGCCCTCAACGACGCCGGGTGGGATGGCGGCTGGTATCGGCGCGCGTATTACGACGACGGCGCCCCGCTCGGCTCGGCGGCCGGGGACGAGTGCCGGATCGACGCGCTCGCGCAGGCTTGGGCGGTGATTTCCGGCGCCGCCCCGCGGGATCGCGGCGAGCAGGCGCTGGACGCTCTGGAAACGCACCTGATTTCCGATCAGGATCGGCTCATTCGCCTGCTCACGCCGCCGTTCGAGCACACCCCCCACGACCCGGGCTATATCAAGGGCTATGTGGCCGGTGTCCGGGAAAACGGCGGACAGTACACCCACGCGGCGATGTGGGTGGTGCAGGCGATGGCGGAAGCCGGCCGCCCCGACCGCGCCGCCGAGCTTCTCGAGATGCTGAGCCCGGTCAGCCACGCCGCGACGCGAAAGGACGCCGACGTCTATATGGTGGAACCCTACGTGGTGGCTGCCGACGTCTACGGCGCCGCGCCCCACGTCGGACGCGGCGGCTGGACATGGTACACCGGCGCCGCCGGCTGGATGTACCAGGTCACGCTTCAGTGCATCCTGGGTGTTGCAATCGAAGGCGATTACTTGGTGATGACGCCGCGTCTGCCGCACACCTGGCCGGGTTTCGAACTGCGCTACCGGTGCCCCGACGGCCATACGGTCTACGAAGTCCATGTGGTAAGCGGACCGAACCGCAGGGACGAAACCGTCTCGGCCGTGGTTCTGGACGGCCGGAAGATTGATGCCGACGATGATAAGATTCGATTTTGCTGCCAGAATGACGGTCTGCTGCATGTCGTAACGGTCACCGTTGAGTAG
- a CDS encoding beta-glucosidase, producing MSRPQDAPAFPPGFLWGAATSAYQIEGAPLADGAGPSIWHHFTHTPGTTVDGDTGDVACDHYHLYHGDIALMQRLGLQAYRFSVSWSRVLPAGTGPVNKAGVGFYDRLVDGLLAAGIQPMATLYHWDLPAALDHRGGWLNPDIAQWFADYAEVLFRALDDRVRFWVTLNEPWVVCDAGYLHGVHAPGHRSAFEPVLASRNLLRAHGEAVRRYRAIGKQRIGIAVNLEPKMPATDHDADMAAFRRADGYVNRQFLDPIFFGRYPDEMREIFPEGWVEPSQADADLFREPIDFLGINYYSRAVVRHDPSCWPVGARPVRQDASAHTALDWEIYPQGLRDILIRIKSRYGDIPLYVTENGAAFDDPDPVGGIVDDAPRCDYLRDHLLAAHDAIRHGVDLRGYFAWSLLDNLEWAWGFSKRFGLVHVDFATQQRTIKASGRLYADMIQSKGGCLRGLST from the coding sequence TTGAGTAGGCCGCAAGACGCTCCGGCTTTTCCTCCGGGTTTCCTCTGGGGCGCGGCCACATCGGCCTACCAGATCGAGGGCGCACCGCTCGCCGACGGCGCTGGCCCCAGCATCTGGCACCACTTTACCCACACACCCGGTACCACGGTCGACGGCGACACCGGCGACGTCGCCTGCGACCACTACCACCTGTACCATGGCGACATCGCGCTGATGCAGCGTCTCGGCCTGCAGGCGTACCGCTTCAGCGTGTCGTGGAGCCGGGTGTTGCCGGCGGGAACCGGCCCGGTGAACAAGGCCGGCGTCGGATTCTACGACCGCCTCGTCGATGGTCTGCTCGCTGCCGGCATTCAGCCGATGGCGACGCTCTATCACTGGGATCTGCCGGCCGCTCTCGATCACCGCGGCGGCTGGCTCAACCCGGACATCGCGCAGTGGTTCGCGGACTACGCGGAGGTGCTGTTCCGGGCTCTCGACGATCGCGTGCGGTTCTGGGTCACCCTCAACGAGCCATGGGTTGTCTGTGACGCGGGCTACCTGCACGGCGTGCATGCGCCCGGTCATCGCAGCGCATTCGAGCCGGTGCTGGCCTCCCGGAACCTGTTGCGTGCTCACGGCGAGGCGGTCCGCCGCTACAGGGCGATCGGCAAGCAGCGCATCGGCATCGCCGTCAACCTGGAGCCTAAAATGCCGGCGACGGATCATGATGCCGACATGGCCGCGTTTCGCCGCGCCGACGGCTATGTCAACCGTCAGTTCCTCGATCCGATCTTCTTCGGCCGGTACCCGGACGAGATGCGGGAGATCTTCCCGGAAGGCTGGGTCGAGCCTTCGCAGGCGGACGCGGACCTGTTTCGCGAGCCCATCGACTTTCTCGGGATCAACTATTATTCGCGCGCCGTGGTGCGGCACGATCCCTCGTGCTGGCCGGTCGGCGCCCGCCCCGTGCGTCAGGACGCCTCGGCCCACACGGCGCTGGACTGGGAAATCTACCCGCAGGGGCTCCGCGACATCCTGATCCGGATCAAGAGCCGCTACGGCGACATACCGCTCTACGTGACCGAGAATGGCGCTGCGTTCGACGATCCCGATCCGGTCGGCGGCATCGTCGACGATGCGCCGCGCTGCGACTACCTTCGCGATCATCTTCTCGCCGCCCACGACGCCATCCGCCACGGGGTCGATCTGCGCGGCTATTTCGCGTGGTCTCTGCTGGACAACCTGGAGTGGGCGTGGGGCTTCTCGAAGCGGTTCGGCCTGGTGCATGTGGATTTCGCCACCCAGCAACGCACCATCAAGGCCAGCGGCCGCCTTTATGCAGACATGATCCAAAGCAAAGGCGGTTGCCTCCGCGGCTTGTCCACCTGA
- a CDS encoding DUF3131 domain-containing protein yields MKRLVFFIALGWSFLGAFAAYAASASSSNRAMQPRLVVHDFDQDELANRLGGQTTAWARGPAISTVGLAAGSDPAGGGALRIAYAFAEGSRSQAGASTFLAGLDASNYDHLQFRIKGDAASGYAESLKAGFLKPEKMRRAGMLQSGSVVVSDLSENWRHVTVPLNEMNGIGDWSDLQEFRVTLDSRRPGPRQGAVLIDDIALVKTGHPGPSASDPVIPARKAAIEREIGDPKAFRRQIHGRLNGWPDRLLAELDQPADDRALLLRIARDTWTGLHALTDREHGLPLDTVAFPAKTVDPERSRIGDYTNVTNIGVYLMAIAAAAELEFISREEAEAILNRTLSTLEKLETFRGFFYNYYDTTTLERTSNFISSIDSAWLTAGLMVARSAFPSVHDRATRLIEQADFGWLYDDVEQLLSHGFYVNLNGPSEYHYGLVYTEARLASLIAIGKGDVPREHWYRLNRTLDPTDYAWQSMMPVARTTKHAGGVKYLGGYYESGAIRYVPSWGGSMFEALMPTLVVDEQDLAPFSFGLNNGRHVALHRQYALDVLDYPVWGMSPSSRVDSDAYGEYGVATLGSAGYAAGVVTPHASALALVVDPEPAIANLRRLADLYDVYGDFGFYDAVDPKTGRVAYKYLALDQAMIFLAITNYLRDGAVQRYFAADPVAANVLPMLGEERFFE; encoded by the coding sequence ATGAAGCGTCTGGTGTTCTTCATTGCTCTGGGATGGAGTTTCCTCGGCGCGTTTGCGGCGTACGCTGCAAGTGCTTCTTCTTCTAACAGGGCCATGCAGCCGCGCCTCGTTGTTCACGATTTTGATCAAGATGAGCTGGCCAATCGCCTCGGCGGTCAGACGACCGCCTGGGCCCGCGGCCCGGCCATATCCACCGTCGGCCTCGCCGCGGGCTCTGATCCGGCGGGCGGCGGCGCGCTGCGCATCGCCTATGCATTCGCCGAAGGGTCCCGATCCCAGGCGGGCGCCAGCACCTTCCTCGCCGGTCTGGATGCGTCGAACTACGATCACCTGCAGTTCCGCATCAAAGGCGACGCGGCGAGCGGGTATGCCGAATCGCTCAAGGCGGGTTTCCTCAAGCCCGAGAAAATGCGCCGCGCCGGAATGCTGCAGAGCGGCAGCGTCGTCGTCTCCGACCTCAGCGAGAACTGGCGGCACGTCACCGTTCCCTTGAACGAGATGAACGGGATCGGCGACTGGAGCGACCTGCAGGAGTTTCGGGTCACCCTGGATTCGCGCAGGCCGGGACCTCGGCAGGGCGCGGTGCTGATCGACGACATCGCCCTCGTCAAGACCGGGCACCCGGGCCCGTCGGCCAGCGATCCGGTCATCCCGGCGCGGAAGGCGGCGATCGAGCGGGAGATCGGCGATCCGAAGGCATTTCGCCGCCAGATCCACGGCCGGCTCAACGGCTGGCCTGACCGACTGCTCGCCGAGCTGGATCAGCCTGCAGACGACCGCGCCCTTCTGCTGCGCATCGCCCGCGACACCTGGACGGGATTGCATGCTTTGACCGACCGGGAGCACGGGTTGCCGCTGGACACCGTCGCCTTTCCGGCCAAGACCGTCGACCCCGAGCGGTCCCGCATCGGCGATTACACCAACGTCACCAACATCGGCGTCTACCTGATGGCCATCGCCGCCGCCGCCGAACTGGAGTTCATCAGCCGCGAGGAAGCGGAGGCGATACTGAACCGCACGCTCTCGACCCTGGAGAAGCTGGAGACGTTCCGCGGCTTTTTCTACAATTACTACGACACCACGACCCTGGAGCGGACCAGCAATTTCATTTCGTCCATCGACTCAGCGTGGCTGACAGCCGGGCTGATGGTGGCGCGCTCCGCTTTTCCCAGCGTCCACGACCGCGCGACGCGGCTGATCGAGCAGGCGGATTTCGGGTGGCTGTACGACGACGTCGAGCAGCTCCTGTCGCACGGCTTCTACGTCAATCTGAATGGGCCGTCCGAGTATCACTATGGGCTGGTCTACACCGAGGCGCGGCTGGCCAGCCTGATCGCCATCGGCAAGGGCGATGTGCCCAGGGAACACTGGTACCGGCTCAATCGCACCCTCGATCCGACGGACTACGCATGGCAGTCGATGATGCCCGTGGCCCGCACCACCAAGCACGCCGGCGGCGTCAAGTATCTCGGCGGCTATTATGAAAGCGGCGCCATCCGCTACGTGCCGTCGTGGGGCGGCAGCATGTTCGAAGCGCTGATGCCGACGCTGGTGGTCGATGAGCAGGATTTGGCGCCGTTCAGCTTCGGCCTCAACAATGGTCGCCACGTGGCGCTCCACCGACAGTACGCGCTCGACGTCCTCGACTATCCGGTGTGGGGCATGTCGCCCAGCTCGCGCGTCGACAGCGATGCCTACGGCGAATACGGGGTCGCCACCCTCGGCAGCGCGGGCTACGCCGCCGGTGTCGTTACGCCGCACGCATCGGCGCTGGCGCTGGTTGTCGATCCCGAGCCGGCCATCGCCAACCTGCGCCGGCTGGCCGACCTCTACGACGTATACGGAGACTTCGGCTTCTACGACGCCGTCGATCCGAAGACCGGGCGCGTCGCCTACAAGTACCTCGCCCTCGACCAGGCGATGATCTTTCTCGCCATCACCAACTACCTGCGGGACGGCGCGGTGCAACGCTATTTCGCCGCCGACCCGGTGGCGGCCAACGTGTTGCCGATGCTCGGCGAAGAGAGATTTTTTGAGTAG
- a CDS encoding NAD(P)H-dependent oxidoreductase subunit E, translating to MTGPATANTANTRRRSPFFPKGRQVEPGRLAEVRALLGDRPRRRDLLIEFLHRIQDRFGHISAGHLAALAHDMGLAQAEIYEVATFYAHFDVIKEGESAPPPLTVRVCMGLVCEMAGAQRLRQDCAGLGGGVRIVEAPCVGACDRAPVAVVGKRQVACARADAVHAAVMAGRTDPEIPAYRSFDAYGAGGGYRVMRAAISGQRSRDALLAEVEASGLRGLGGAGFPAGRKWRFLQGAPKPRVLAVNADEGEPGTFKDRWCLDTDPHRLIEGALIAAWAVEAEEIYIYVRDEYAQAHAVLPVEIDKVRAAGLANGVAIHLRRGAGAYICGEESAMLESLEGKRGLPRNRPPFPAERGLNGRPTLIHNVETLFWLREILEQGAEAYQRAGRPRLYSVSGRVARPGVVVAPAAVTARQLVEERAGGMLPGHAFKAYLPGGASGGILPAELADLPLDFGHLEPHGCFVGSAAVIILSDRDDIRPVAANLLRFFEDESCGQCTPCRVGCEKMLALINAPVWDTALIRELSQAMRDASICGLGQAAPNPVLSALRFFGEEVAR from the coding sequence ATGACCGGCCCGGCAACGGCAAACACTGCGAACACCCGCCGACGCTCGCCCTTCTTTCCCAAGGGACGGCAGGTCGAACCCGGCCGCCTCGCCGAGGTCCGCGCTCTGCTCGGCGATCGGCCGCGACGGCGCGACCTGCTGATCGAGTTTCTGCATCGGATTCAGGATCGATTCGGCCACATCTCGGCCGGCCACCTCGCCGCCCTCGCCCACGACATGGGGCTTGCGCAGGCGGAGATCTACGAGGTGGCGACGTTCTACGCCCACTTCGACGTGATCAAGGAGGGAGAGAGCGCGCCACCACCGCTCACGGTGCGCGTCTGCATGGGCTTGGTCTGCGAGATGGCCGGGGCACAGCGGCTGCGGCAGGACTGCGCCGGCCTCGGCGGCGGCGTGCGGATTGTCGAGGCGCCGTGCGTCGGCGCCTGCGACCGGGCGCCGGTGGCGGTGGTCGGCAAACGCCAAGTCGCCTGCGCCCGCGCCGATGCGGTGCACGCGGCCGTCATGGCTGGTCGCACCGATCCGGAAATTCCGGCGTACCGGAGCTTCGACGCCTATGGCGCCGGCGGCGGCTATCGGGTAATGCGCGCCGCGATCAGCGGGCAACGCTCGCGGGACGCGTTGCTGGCCGAGGTCGAGGCGTCTGGTCTCCGCGGCCTCGGCGGCGCCGGCTTTCCCGCCGGCCGCAAGTGGCGGTTCCTGCAGGGCGCGCCGAAGCCGCGTGTGCTCGCCGTGAATGCCGACGAGGGCGAGCCGGGAACCTTCAAGGACCGCTGGTGTCTCGATACCGATCCGCACCGTCTCATCGAGGGGGCGCTCATCGCCGCCTGGGCGGTGGAAGCGGAAGAGATCTACATCTACGTTCGCGACGAATACGCCCAGGCCCACGCCGTGCTCCCGGTGGAAATCGACAAGGTCCGCGCCGCGGGTCTCGCAAACGGAGTAGCCATCCATCTGCGGCGGGGCGCCGGCGCCTACATCTGCGGCGAGGAGTCGGCGATGCTGGAGAGCCTGGAGGGCAAGCGCGGCCTGCCCCGCAACCGGCCGCCGTTCCCGGCCGAGCGCGGCCTCAACGGCCGCCCGACCCTGATCCACAACGTCGAGACCCTGTTCTGGCTGCGGGAGATCCTCGAACAGGGAGCGGAGGCCTACCAGCGTGCCGGGCGGCCGCGCCTTTATTCGGTGTCGGGGCGGGTCGCGCGCCCCGGCGTCGTGGTGGCGCCGGCGGCGGTTACGGCGCGGCAGCTTGTGGAGGAACGCGCCGGCGGCATGCTGCCGGGCCACGCCTTCAAGGCCTACCTCCCAGGCGGCGCCTCCGGCGGGATATTGCCGGCGGAACTGGCCGATCTGCCTCTGGATTTCGGACATCTGGAGCCGCACGGCTGCTTCGTCGGCTCCGCCGCGGTGATCATCCTGTCCGACCGGGACGACATTCGGCCGGTCGCCGCCAACCTGCTCCGCTTCTTCGAGGACGAGAGCTGCGGCCAGTGCACGCCGTGCCGGGTCGGCTGCGAAAAGATGCTGGCGCTGATCAACGCGCCGGTGTGGGACACGGCGCTGATCCGGGAGTTGAGCCAGGCGATGCGCGATGCGTCCATCTGCGGGCTCGGGCAGGCGGCGCCGAACCCGGTTCTGAGCGCGCTGCGCTTCTTCGGGGAGGAGGTGGCTCGATGA